In one Streptomyces marincola genomic region, the following are encoded:
- a CDS encoding alpha/beta hydrolase: MRRHTKAAVAATTLLGAGAAVATVAAGRWAFGATLGPARPARPAGFAESRFAVHGTAAGQVTLTRSLETLRPGTYGLTAGPCHAVVGPVLDVPSGPDSVVRRLERVDRGALVPGAPAALTPQLHLGTPESALGIPYSDVTVPGERGPLPTWFVPGARDTWVIALHGLGATREHPLNLLPFLHEQRFPVLIPGHRGDAGSPRPREGVHRLGAAEWHDADAALRFAARRGAKRVVLYGWSTGGAMALRTATRSALRGLLVGLVLDSPVLDPAATLHALAVRRGVPGRLVPLALGAARGGFGLDLDDRPPGQPLGAGGAPVPVLILHGPADTIAPWRASRELAARHPESIVLHTVPDAEHAAMWNAAPEAYEERLRRFLTPLM, encoded by the coding sequence ATGCGTCGGCACACCAAGGCGGCCGTGGCCGCCACCACGCTGCTGGGCGCCGGGGCGGCCGTGGCCACGGTCGCCGCCGGGCGGTGGGCCTTCGGCGCCACGCTCGGCCCCGCCCGCCCGGCCCGCCCCGCCGGGTTCGCCGAGAGCCGGTTCGCCGTGCACGGCACCGCGGCCGGCCAGGTCACGCTCACCCGCTCCCTGGAAACGCTGCGGCCCGGCACCTACGGGCTGACCGCCGGGCCCTGCCACGCCGTCGTCGGCCCGGTCCTCGACGTGCCGAGCGGGCCCGACAGCGTCGTGCGGCGGCTCGAACGCGTCGACCGCGGCGCGCTCGTGCCCGGCGCCCCGGCCGCCCTCACCCCGCAACTGCACCTCGGGACCCCCGAGTCCGCGCTCGGCATCCCGTACTCCGACGTGACCGTCCCGGGGGAGCGCGGCCCGCTCCCCACCTGGTTCGTGCCCGGCGCGCGCGACACGTGGGTGATCGCGCTGCACGGGCTCGGCGCCACGCGCGAACATCCGCTCAACCTGCTGCCGTTCCTGCACGAGCAGCGGTTCCCCGTCCTCATCCCGGGCCACCGCGGCGACGCGGGCTCCCCGCGTCCACGCGAGGGCGTGCACCGGCTCGGCGCCGCCGAGTGGCACGACGCCGACGCGGCCCTGCGGTTCGCGGCCCGGCGCGGCGCCAAGCGCGTCGTGCTCTACGGCTGGTCGACCGGCGGCGCGATGGCCCTGCGCACCGCGACCCGCTCCGCCCTGCGCGGCCTGCTGGTCGGCCTCGTCCTCGACTCGCCGGTGCTCGACCCGGCCGCGACGCTCCACGCGCTCGCCGTGCGCCGCGGCGTCCCCGGCCGGCTGGTGCCGCTCGCGCTCGGCGCCGCACGCGGCGGGTTCGGCCTCGACCTCGACGACCGCCCGCCCGGGCAGCCGCTGGGCGCGGGGGGCGCGCCGGTCCCGGTGCTGATCCTGCACGGGCCCGCCGACACGATCGCGCCGTGGCGCGCCTCCCGCGAGCTGGCCGCCCGGCACCCGGAGAGCATCGTGCTGCACACCGTTCCCGACGCCGAGCACGCCGCGATGTGGAACGCCGCGCCCGAGGCGTACGAGGAGCGGCTGCGGCGCTTCCTGACCCCGCTCATGTGA
- a CDS encoding class II aldolase/adducin family protein, producing the protein MSGQGQGETSGGWPDAWQEAWHDLVAHARRTVADGLVVGTSGNVSVRVGDAVLVTPSGVPYERLRARDLLAVDLTGRRVAGELAPTSELPLHLAVYRGTDARAVVHTHAVHATAVSTLVDELPAVHYMTAVLGGPVRVAPYATFGSDELARHALTALRGRSGCLLRNHGTLVHGADLREAYDNTAQLEWMCRVWLAAASVPGRTPTLVPEDELARVRERFRGYGQR; encoded by the coding sequence ATGAGCGGACAAGGGCAGGGCGAGACGTCCGGCGGGTGGCCGGACGCGTGGCAGGAGGCGTGGCACGACCTGGTCGCGCACGCGCGGCGGACGGTGGCGGACGGCCTCGTCGTCGGCACCTCGGGCAACGTGTCCGTCCGCGTGGGGGACGCCGTGCTCGTCACCCCCTCGGGGGTCCCCTACGAACGGCTGCGCGCCCGCGACCTGCTCGCGGTCGACCTCACGGGCCGGCGCGTCGCCGGTGAGCTGGCCCCCACCAGCGAACTGCCGCTGCACCTGGCGGTCTACCGCGGCACGGACGCGCGGGCCGTGGTGCACACCCACGCGGTGCACGCCACCGCGGTGTCCACCCTCGTGGACGAACTGCCCGCCGTCCACTACATGACCGCGGTCCTGGGCGGCCCGGTCCGGGTCGCGCCGTACGCCACGTTCGGCAGCGACGAGCTGGCGCGGCACGCGCTCACCGCGCTGCGCGGGCGCAGCGGCTGCCTGCTGCGCAACCACGGGACCCTCGTGCACGGCGCCGACCTGCGCGAGGCGTACGACAACACCGCGCAGCTTGAGTGGATGTGCCGCGTCTGGCTGGCCGCGGCCTCCGTGCCGGGGCGCACGCCGACGCTCGTTCCCGAGGACGAACTGGCCCGCGTGCGGGAACGGTTCCGCGGTTACGGCCAGCGCTGA
- a CDS encoding SCO1860 family LAETG-anchored protein, whose translation MNRTARRGATALLAATVLTTPATARADEAGDRSAGTASAAVLRAGLNVSLLDGGVRLPLTASLNEVSAPDGGGSADDTLLTATLEGVEDGQPFDLLRADAASASATTGADGAFAETSLAGARVHLPGLPLLSLIEVDAVSARASCPVGGQASAETVMPATATVLGRTAELSTEGTTEVSVPGVGDVTLALAQRESGDGTASASALDLNVAVDPLDLGVAEVTGTVTLAEAACTAPAPPGRGPQTVTEDQPVERPDEDVDLAETGGGSSTPYMVGGAAGLLAAGAATVLIARRRRAAAQG comes from the coding sequence GTGAACAGAACCGCCCGCCGCGGCGCCACCGCGCTGCTCGCCGCCACCGTCCTGACGACCCCGGCCACGGCCCGTGCCGACGAGGCCGGGGACCGGAGCGCGGGGACGGCGAGCGCCGCAGTCCTGCGAGCCGGCCTGAACGTCTCCCTCCTCGACGGCGGCGTCAGGCTCCCGCTCACGGCGTCGCTCAACGAGGTCAGCGCGCCCGACGGGGGCGGCAGCGCCGACGACACCCTGCTGACCGCGACCCTGGAGGGCGTCGAGGACGGGCAGCCGTTCGACCTGCTGCGCGCCGATGCCGCCTCCGCCTCCGCGACGACCGGCGCGGACGGCGCGTTCGCCGAGACGAGCCTCGCCGGAGCCCGCGTCCACCTCCCGGGCCTGCCGCTGCTCTCCCTGATCGAAGTGGACGCGGTCTCCGCGCGCGCCTCGTGCCCGGTGGGCGGGCAGGCGTCGGCCGAGACCGTGATGCCCGCCACGGCCACCGTGCTCGGCCGCACCGCCGAGCTGAGCACCGAGGGCACCACCGAGGTGTCGGTGCCGGGCGTCGGCGACGTCACCCTCGCGCTCGCCCAGCGCGAGTCGGGCGACGGCACCGCGAGCGCGAGCGCGCTCGACCTGAACGTGGCGGTCGACCCGCTCGACCTGGGCGTCGCCGAGGTCACCGGCACCGTCACGCTCGCCGAGGCCGCCTGCACCGCGCCCGCCCCGCCCGGGCGGGGCCCGCAGACCGTCACGGAGGACCAGCCGGTCGAGCGGCCCGATGAGGACGTCGACCTGGCGGAGACGGGCGGCGGCTCGTCCACGCCCTACATGGTCGGCGGAGCGGCCGGCCTGCTCGCCGCCGGCGCGGCCACCGTGCTGATCGCCCGCCGCCGCAGGGCCGCCGCGCAGGGCTGA
- a CDS encoding amidohydrolase family protein — MNAGPPSAPVLHIRGRVLAAEGPDGGPDLVIRDELWVVGGRITYDRPPAARDVVRLTGWVLPGLVDAHCHVGLDAHGAVGRAAAEAQALADRDAGALLLRDAGSPSDTRWTDARADLPPIIRAGRHIARTRRYIREYAHEIEPDRLAAVVRQEARRGDGWVKLVGDWIDRERGDLAPCWPADALVAAVAAAHEEGARVTAHCFAEDSLADLVAAGIDCVEHATGLTEDTIPLFAAHGVAIVPTLVNIATFPGLAESGEAKYPRWSAHMRRLHARRYDTVRAAHDAGIAVFTGTDAGGSLPHGLIAREVAELCRAGLPVHDALAAATWRAREWLGRPGLTEGAPADLVVYADDPRRDLAVLAEPRRVVLRGRVVA, encoded by the coding sequence ATGAACGCAGGCCCGCCCTCCGCGCCCGTCCTCCACATCCGGGGCCGCGTGCTCGCGGCCGAGGGACCGGACGGCGGACCCGACCTGGTGATCCGGGACGAACTCTGGGTCGTCGGCGGCCGGATCACCTACGACCGGCCGCCCGCCGCGCGGGACGTCGTCCGCCTCACCGGCTGGGTGCTGCCCGGGCTCGTCGACGCCCACTGCCACGTGGGCCTCGACGCGCACGGGGCCGTCGGCCGCGCCGCCGCGGAGGCGCAGGCCCTCGCGGACCGCGACGCGGGCGCCCTGCTGCTGCGCGACGCCGGGTCGCCCTCCGACACCCGCTGGACGGACGCGCGCGCCGACCTGCCCCCGATCATCCGCGCCGGCCGGCACATCGCCCGCACCCGGCGCTACATCCGCGAGTACGCGCACGAGATCGAGCCCGACCGGCTCGCCGCTGTGGTCAGGCAGGAGGCCAGGCGCGGCGACGGCTGGGTCAAGCTCGTCGGGGACTGGATCGACCGCGAACGCGGCGACCTCGCGCCCTGCTGGCCGGCCGACGCGCTCGTGGCCGCCGTCGCCGCCGCGCACGAGGAGGGCGCGCGGGTCACCGCGCACTGCTTCGCCGAGGACTCGCTCGCGGACCTCGTGGCCGCGGGCATCGACTGCGTGGAGCACGCGACCGGACTCACCGAGGACACCATCCCCCTGTTCGCCGCGCACGGCGTGGCCATCGTTCCCACCCTGGTCAACATCGCGACCTTCCCCGGCCTCGCCGAGAGCGGGGAGGCCAAGTACCCGCGCTGGTCGGCCCACATGCGCCGGCTGCACGCGCGCAGGTACGACACCGTGCGCGCCGCCCACGACGCGGGCATCGCCGTCTTCACCGGAACGGACGCCGGGGGCTCGCTCCCGCACGGCCTCATCGCGCGGGAGGTCGCGGAGCTGTGCCGGGCCGGACTGCCCGTCCACGACGCGCTGGCCGCGGCGACCTGGCGGGCCAGGGAATGGCTCGGCCGCCCGGGCCTGACCGAGGGCGCGCCCGCCGACCTCGTCGTCTACGCCGACGACCCGCGGCGCGACCTCGCCGTACTCGCCGAGCCGCGACGCGTCGTGCTGCGGGGGCGCGTCGTCGCCTGA
- the ectA gene encoding diaminobutyrate acetyltransferase: MTPAQADHARARPDFMDSEFTAGTDGLTLDTPRLDDGADLWRLARDSRVLDLNSSYSYLLWCRDYARTSIVARDAAGVPVGFITGYTRPQAPSTLLVWQVAVDGGQRGRGLAAAMLDALARRTGRELGVNMIETTVTPDNTASNRLFASFAARHDAAVEREVLFDAGVFPERGHQPEVLYRIGPIAEPAATAR, translated from the coding sequence ATGACCCCCGCACAAGCAGACCATGCACGTGCCCGACCGGATTTCATGGACAGTGAATTCACCGCAGGAACCGATGGCCTCACACTCGACACCCCGCGCCTGGACGACGGAGCGGACCTGTGGCGCCTCGCCCGGGACTCCAGGGTCCTGGACCTGAACTCGTCGTACAGCTACCTCCTGTGGTGCCGCGACTACGCGCGCACCTCGATCGTGGCCAGGGACGCGGCCGGCGTCCCGGTCGGCTTCATCACCGGGTACACCCGCCCGCAGGCGCCGAGCACCCTGCTGGTGTGGCAGGTCGCCGTCGACGGCGGGCAGCGCGGACGCGGCCTCGCCGCCGCGATGCTTGACGCCCTGGCCCGCCGGACGGGCCGGGAGCTGGGGGTGAACATGATCGAAACCACCGTCACACCGGACAACACCGCGTCCAACCGCCTCTTCGCCTCCTTCGCCGCGCGGCACGACGCCGCCGTGGAGCGCGAGGTGCTGTTCGACGCGGGGGTGTTCCCGGAACGGGGGCACCAGCCGGAGGTGCTGTACCGGATCGGCCCCATAGCCGAACCGGCGGCGACCGCCCGCTGA
- the ectB gene encoding diaminobutyrate--2-oxoglutarate transaminase encodes MTITQPDLSVFTTLESEVRSYCRAWPTIFDRAQGSYLYDEDGHTYLDFFAGAGSLNYGHNNPVLKRALLDYLERDGITHGLDMSTTAKRAFLESFQNVILRPRDLDYKVMFPGPTGTNAVESALKLARKVKGRESIISFTNAFHGMSLGSLAVTGNAFKRAGAGIPLVHGTPMPFDDYLDGRTPDFIWFERLLEDTGSGLNKPAATIVETVQGEGGINVARPEWLRGLADLCRRHDMLLIVDDIQMGCGRTGPFFSFEEAGIVPDIVTVSKSISGYGLPMALTLFKPELDIWGPGEHNGTFRGNNPAFVTAAAALETYWNDGQMEKQTLGRGEQVESALRAIAAEHSGASYRGRGMVWGLTFEDTERATAVCRRAFELGLLLETSGPQSEVVKLLPALTTTPEELDEGLRVLARAVRETD; translated from the coding sequence GTGACCATCACCCAGCCCGACCTGAGCGTGTTCACCACCCTGGAGTCCGAGGTCCGCAGCTACTGCCGCGCCTGGCCCACCATCTTCGACCGCGCGCAGGGCAGCTACCTGTACGACGAGGACGGCCACACCTACCTGGACTTCTTCGCCGGCGCCGGCTCGCTCAACTACGGCCACAACAACCCGGTGCTCAAACGCGCCCTGCTCGACTACCTGGAGCGCGACGGCATCACCCACGGCCTGGACATGTCCACCACCGCGAAACGGGCGTTCCTCGAATCGTTCCAGAACGTGATCCTGCGCCCGCGCGACCTCGACTACAAGGTGATGTTCCCCGGCCCGACCGGCACCAACGCGGTGGAGTCCGCGCTGAAGCTGGCCCGCAAGGTCAAGGGCCGCGAGTCGATCATCTCCTTCACCAACGCGTTCCACGGTATGTCGCTCGGCTCGCTCGCCGTGACGGGCAACGCGTTCAAGCGCGCCGGCGCCGGCATCCCGCTGGTGCACGGCACCCCGATGCCGTTCGACGACTACCTCGACGGCCGCACCCCGGACTTCATCTGGTTCGAGCGGCTGCTTGAGGACACCGGTTCGGGGCTGAACAAGCCCGCGGCGACGATCGTGGAGACGGTGCAGGGCGAGGGCGGCATCAACGTGGCGCGGCCCGAGTGGCTGCGCGGCCTGGCCGACCTGTGCCGGCGGCACGACATGCTGCTGATCGTCGACGACATCCAGATGGGCTGCGGGCGCACCGGGCCGTTCTTCTCGTTCGAGGAGGCGGGCATCGTGCCCGACATCGTCACGGTGTCGAAGTCGATCAGCGGCTACGGGCTGCCGATGGCCCTCACGCTGTTCAAGCCCGAGCTCGACATCTGGGGCCCCGGCGAGCACAACGGCACGTTCCGCGGCAACAACCCGGCCTTCGTCACCGCCGCCGCCGCGCTGGAGACGTACTGGAACGACGGGCAGATGGAGAAGCAGACCCTCGGCCGCGGCGAGCAGGTGGAGTCCGCGCTGCGCGCGATCGCCGCTGAGCACTCCGGCGCCTCCTACCGCGGCCGCGGCATGGTGTGGGGCCTGACGTTCGAGGACACCGAGCGCGCCACCGCCGTGTGCCGCCGCGCGTTCGAACTCGGCCTGCTGCTGGAGACGTCGGGCCCGCAGAGCGAGGTCGTCAAGCTGCTGCCGGCGCTGACGACCACGCCCGAGGAGCTGGACGAGGGCCTGCGGGTGCTGGCCCGTGCCGTCCGCGAGACCGACTGA
- a CDS encoding ectoine synthase yields the protein MIVRSLSDIEGTDRDVQSASGTWRSKRIVLAKEGVGFSLHETVLYAGTETTMWYANHIEAVFCVEGEAELTNEETGEKHWISPGTMYLLDGHEKHTIRPKSDFRVMCVFNPPVTGREDHDENGVYPLLTEA from the coding sequence GTGATCGTCCGATCGCTCAGCGACATCGAGGGAACCGACCGGGACGTGCAGTCCGCCTCCGGCACGTGGCGCAGCAAGCGCATCGTCCTGGCCAAGGAGGGCGTCGGATTCTCGCTGCACGAGACCGTGCTCTACGCGGGTACCGAGACCACCATGTGGTATGCGAACCACATCGAGGCCGTCTTCTGTGTCGAGGGCGAGGCCGAACTGACCAATGAGGAGACCGGCGAGAAGCACTGGATCTCGCCGGGAACGATGTATCTGCTCGACGGGCACGAGAAGCACACCATTCGTCCGAAGAGCGACTTCCGCGTCATGTGCGTCTTCAACCCGCCGGTCACCGGCCGTGAGGACCATGACGAGAACGGTGTCTACCCGCTGCTCACCGAGGCGTAA
- the thpD gene encoding ectoine hydroxylase has product MTTAPERTADLYPTRGATEVTTPRQDPVVWSEPGAPGPFSTDELAGFERDGFAAVDQLITPEEVLAYRAELDRLVTDPDIRADERSIVEPSSQEIRSVFEVHKISEKFAGLVRDPRLLDRARQILGSEVYVHQSRINVKPGFGASGFYWHSDFETWHAEDGLPRMRTVSVSIALTENFDTNGGLMIMPGSHLSFLGCAGETPKDNYKKSLQMQDAGTPSDEALTGFADRHGIKLFTGRAGSATWFDCNCMHGSGDNITPYPRSNVFIVFNSVENAAVEPFAAPVRRPEFIGARDFTPVS; this is encoded by the coding sequence ATGACCACCGCACCCGAACGCACCGCCGACCTGTACCCGACCCGCGGGGCGACCGAGGTCACCACGCCACGCCAGGACCCGGTGGTGTGGTCAGAACCCGGGGCGCCGGGGCCGTTCAGCACGGACGAGCTGGCCGGCTTCGAACGGGACGGCTTCGCCGCCGTCGACCAGCTGATCACGCCGGAGGAGGTGCTGGCCTACCGCGCCGAACTGGACCGGCTGGTCACCGACCCGGACATCCGCGCGGACGAGCGCTCGATCGTCGAGCCCTCGTCGCAGGAGATCAGGTCGGTGTTCGAGGTGCACAAGATCAGCGAGAAGTTCGCCGGGCTGGTGCGCGACCCGCGGCTGCTCGACCGGGCGCGGCAGATCCTGGGCTCCGAGGTGTATGTGCACCAGAGCCGGATCAACGTCAAGCCGGGGTTCGGCGCCAGCGGGTTCTACTGGCACTCGGACTTCGAGACGTGGCACGCCGAGGACGGGCTGCCCCGCATGCGGACGGTGTCCGTGTCGATCGCGCTGACGGAGAACTTCGACACCAACGGCGGCTTGATGATCATGCCGGGCTCGCACCTGTCGTTCCTCGGCTGCGCCGGTGAGACGCCGAAGGACAACTACAAGAAGTCGCTCCAGATGCAGGACGCGGGCACGCCGTCGGACGAGGCGCTGACCGGGTTCGCGGACCGGCACGGGATCAAGCTGTTCACCGGCCGGGCCGGCTCGGCCACGTGGTTCGACTGCAACTGCATGCACGGCTCGGGCGACAACATCACGCCCTACCCGCGCAGCAACGTGTTCATCGTGTTCAACAGCGTGGAGAACGCCGCGGTCGAGCCCTTCGCGGCACCGGTCCGCCGTCCCGAGTTCATCGGGGCCAGGGACTTCACGCCGGTGAGCTGA
- a CDS encoding nucleoside/nucleotide kinase family protein: MDTDSDAWSRWVTLPDGSPDRIWREREITALLTGHTGGHLFLAGCKSNQGGFYPLLDQVVLLSAPADVLLARIERRTGNPYGKRPEERAAVLRHLATVEPLLRATASAEIDATAPVADVVGQVESLAGPLPA; the protein is encoded by the coding sequence GTGGACACCGACAGCGACGCCTGGAGCCGTTGGGTGACCCTGCCGGACGGCTCCCCCGACCGGATCTGGCGCGAGCGGGAGATCACCGCCCTGCTGACCGGCCACACCGGTGGCCACCTCTTCCTCGCCGGCTGCAAGAGCAACCAGGGCGGCTTCTATCCGCTGCTCGACCAGGTCGTGCTGCTCAGCGCGCCGGCCGACGTGCTGCTCGCCAGGATCGAGCGGCGCACCGGCAACCCCTACGGCAAGCGGCCGGAGGAACGGGCCGCCGTGCTGCGTCATCTGGCCACCGTCGAACCGCTGCTGCGAGCCACCGCGAGCGCCGAGATCGACGCCACCGCGCCCGTGGCGGACGTGGTCGGGCAGGTGGAGAGCCTGGCCGGGCCCCTGCCCGCGTGA
- a CDS encoding glycoside hydrolase family 53 protein, whose product MRGVDLSSVPKAEDLGAVFRYADGTVGDPVRILRDGGANWVRLKVWVDSPDGYHGTAQVLTMARRAHALGMRLLVDFHYSDSWADPGQQRKPAAWTGLRGSALEQALYDHTSDVLGALRAQGTPAAMAQTGNEINHGLLWPEGSTDDWNALAGLLRAGSRAVADASPGTEVALHLAEGGDNGGTVWWFDQAVARGVPFDVIALSFYVYWHGTLDDLGANLADAAARYGKDVVLAETAYPFTLRDADGHPNLIGDTGQLPPAFPPTPQGQAAWLDAVSGVVGAVPGGRGRGLFYWEPAWIATRGNGWDPADPASGNAWENQALFDFTGRALPAARWR is encoded by the coding sequence GTGCGGGGGGTCGACCTCTCCTCCGTCCCGAAGGCGGAGGACCTGGGCGCCGTCTTCCGGTACGCCGACGGCACCGTCGGCGACCCGGTCCGCATCCTGCGGGACGGCGGCGCCAACTGGGTCAGGCTCAAGGTGTGGGTCGACTCGCCCGACGGCTACCACGGCACGGCGCAGGTCCTGACCATGGCCCGGCGGGCGCATGCCCTCGGCATGCGCCTGCTGGTCGACTTCCACTACTCGGACAGCTGGGCCGACCCGGGGCAGCAGCGCAAGCCCGCCGCGTGGACGGGACTGCGCGGCAGCGCGCTCGAACAGGCCCTCTACGACCACACGTCCGATGTCCTCGGCGCGCTGCGCGCCCAGGGCACCCCGGCCGCGATGGCGCAGACCGGCAACGAGATCAACCACGGGCTGCTGTGGCCCGAGGGCTCGACCGACGACTGGAACGCCCTGGCCGGCCTGCTGCGCGCGGGCTCCCGTGCCGTCGCGGACGCCTCGCCCGGCACCGAGGTCGCCCTGCACCTCGCGGAGGGCGGCGACAACGGGGGCACCGTGTGGTGGTTCGACCAGGCGGTGGCGCGCGGCGTGCCGTTCGACGTGATCGCGCTGTCGTTCTACGTGTACTGGCACGGCACGCTCGACGACCTGGGCGCCAACCTGGCGGACGCGGCCGCCCGTTACGGCAAGGACGTCGTCCTGGCCGAGACGGCGTACCCGTTCACGCTGCGCGACGCGGACGGCCACCCCAACCTCATCGGGGACACCGGCCAGTTGCCCCCCGCGTTCCCCCCGACGCCGCAGGGCCAGGCGGCCTGGCTCGACGCCGTCTCCGGCGTGGTCGGCGCCGTGCCCGGCGGGCGCGGACGCGGGCTGTTCTACTGGGAGCCGGCGTGGATCGCGACCCGCGGCAACGGCTGGGACCCCGCCGACCCGGCCTCGGGCAACGCCTGGGAGAACCAGGCGCTGTTCGACTTCACCGGCCGCGCGCTGCCCGCGGCCCGCTGGCGCTGA
- a CDS encoding beta-galactosidase codes for MDRLAFGGDYNPEQWPEELWPEDVALMREAGVTLVSIGIFSWARLEPREGVYDFGWLDRIIDLLHEGGIRIDLATPTVVPPAWFYRAHPEALPVTREGVRLEFGSRGAICHSSPAYREAAARITRALGERYGDHPALALWHVHNEYGVPVLECYCDVSAAHFRRWLAERYGTLDALNAAWGTAFWGQAYGEWDEVQPPRLTPTTANPAQRLDFARFASDSALENFRAERDLLHELSPGVPVTTNFMVSPTQCDTIDYWKWGREVDIVTNDHYLVAEDDRNHINLSFAADLTRSVGAGRPWLLLEHSTSAVNWQPRGIAKRPGEMARNSLAHVARGSQGAMFFQWRASRAGAEKFHSAMVPHAGTDSRVWREVVELGGHIDALADIMDTRTVADAAVVWDWESWWAHKLEWRPSDDLGTRERAEAWYAALFDQHLTVDFAHPESGDLAGRPLVVVPALYLATRAAGENLRRYVEGGGTLVVSCFSGIVDEHDAVHPGPHPGALRDVLGLVVEEFQPLRAGETVRLAGPEGATATADVWAETVRTTGAETVWTYADGPAAGGPAITRHRLGDGTAWYVSARVGQEGLRQVLAAAGKDAGLDPRDDLPRDVEVVRRAGPGGDFLFAINHTAEDHEVALPASGTELLTGTRADGPLAVPAGATRVVRLDR; via the coding sequence ATGGACCGACTCGCGTTCGGCGGGGACTACAACCCCGAGCAGTGGCCCGAGGAGCTGTGGCCGGAGGATGTCGCGCTGATGCGCGAAGCCGGGGTGACCCTCGTCAGCATCGGGATCTTCTCCTGGGCCCGGCTCGAACCCCGCGAGGGCGTGTACGACTTCGGCTGGCTCGACCGGATCATCGACCTGCTGCACGAGGGCGGCATCCGGATCGACCTCGCCACCCCCACGGTCGTCCCCCCGGCGTGGTTCTACCGCGCGCACCCCGAGGCGCTGCCGGTCACGCGGGAGGGCGTGCGCCTGGAGTTCGGCTCGCGCGGGGCGATCTGCCACAGCTCGCCCGCCTACCGCGAGGCCGCCGCGCGCATCACCCGCGCGCTCGGCGAGCGGTACGGCGACCACCCGGCGCTCGCGCTGTGGCACGTGCACAACGAGTACGGAGTGCCCGTCCTTGAGTGCTACTGCGACGTCTCCGCCGCCCACTTCAGGCGCTGGCTCGCCGAGCGGTACGGCACCCTCGACGCGCTCAACGCGGCCTGGGGCACGGCCTTCTGGGGCCAGGCGTACGGCGAGTGGGACGAGGTGCAGCCGCCCAGGCTCACCCCCACCACGGCCAACCCCGCGCAGCGCCTGGACTTCGCGCGCTTCGCCTCCGACAGCGCGCTGGAGAACTTCCGCGCCGAGCGCGACCTGCTGCACGAACTGTCCCCCGGCGTGCCGGTCACCACCAACTTCATGGTCTCGCCCACCCAGTGCGACACCATTGACTACTGGAAGTGGGGCCGCGAGGTCGACATCGTCACCAACGACCACTACCTGGTGGCCGAGGACGACAGGAACCACATCAACCTCTCGTTCGCCGCCGACCTCACCCGTTCCGTCGGCGCCGGCCGCCCCTGGCTCCTGCTCGAACACTCCACCAGCGCCGTCAACTGGCAGCCGCGCGGCATCGCCAAGCGGCCGGGCGAGATGGCGCGCAACAGCCTCGCGCACGTCGCCCGCGGCTCGCAGGGCGCGATGTTCTTCCAGTGGCGCGCCTCACGCGCCGGCGCGGAGAAATTCCACTCGGCGATGGTGCCGCACGCGGGCACCGACAGCCGTGTGTGGCGCGAGGTCGTCGAACTCGGCGGGCACATCGACGCGTTGGCGGACATCATGGACACCCGCACGGTGGCCGACGCGGCCGTCGTGTGGGACTGGGAGTCCTGGTGGGCGCACAAGCTGGAGTGGCGGCCGAGCGACGACCTGGGCACCAGGGAACGCGCGGAGGCGTGGTACGCCGCGCTGTTCGACCAGCACCTGACCGTCGACTTCGCGCACCCCGAGTCCGGTGACCTCGCCGGCCGGCCGCTGGTCGTCGTCCCGGCCCTCTACCTCGCCACCCGGGCCGCGGGCGAGAACCTGCGCCGCTACGTCGAGGGCGGCGGCACGCTGGTGGTGTCCTGCTTCTCGGGCATCGTCGACGAGCACGACGCCGTGCACCCGGGACCGCACCCCGGCGCGCTGCGCGACGTCCTCGGCCTGGTCGTCGAGGAGTTCCAGCCGCTGCGCGCGGGCGAGACGGTGCGGCTGGCAGGCCCTGAGGGCGCCACCGCGACCGCCGACGTCTGGGCGGAGACCGTCCGCACCACGGGCGCGGAAACGGTGTGGACCTACGCCGACGGACCCGCGGCCGGCGGGCCCGCGATCACCCGCCACCGGCTCGGTGACGGCACCGCCTGGTACGTCTCGGCCCGCGTGGGCCAGGAGGGGCTGCGCCAGGTCCTGGCCGCGGCGGGGAAGGACGCCGGTCTCGACCCGCGCGACGACCTGCCCCGCGACGTCGAGGTGGTCAGGCGCGCGGGCCCCGGCGGCGACTTCCTGTTCGCGATCAACCACACGGCCGAGGACCACGAGGTGGCCCTGCCCGCCTCCGGCACCGAACTGCTCACCGGCACCCGCGCCGACGGCCCGCTCGCCGTGCCCGCGGGTGCCACCCGGGTGGTGCGCCTGGACCGGTGA